The genomic region CACAGTCGTTCTCTCTTCTTTCTTCATCTCTTCTGTTCTCTTttgtgttgccttgtttttctgcccatttttttcttctgcctTGAATGGTTTAGTTTCCGACTTCTTaggttcttcttcttcctcatcatctccttcttcatcgtcttcttcctcctcctcactgCTTGTACTGTCTTTGCTCTTTAGAGTGAGTGTTCCCTGAGCAGAAGCAACGGTTGACAGGATAGATTCTTTCCATGTGTAGCTATGGTGTCTTTTTAATAGTAAACAAGCATTACTTGTCCTAACATTTTAATGTACAACAGCACTTGGGAcagcaaacacacacgcactcaaCACACTACCAAACACTACTCTGCACCTTACTATTCGATACCTTTCTGTTTTTAACATTGATTTCCTCCTCCCCATTCTCTTCATCTTCatactcctcttcttcctcctcataTCCCcactctccttctccttcttcttcttctttactaAACTCAATACGCCTGTCATGTTGAGGTAGTGCCTGGTGAACGGGGGTCTGTGAGGTAGCAGACTGTGAGCAGAAGGGCAATTAGGAGTTATGAAGTTAAATTTGTTTCCTTAGTACATTAGGCCAAATGACATGAATGTGGGTTCACAAGCTTCAAAACATAGCATTTACTGGTGGAAGAGGGACAATGCTGGACAAAGACACATCAAACACTGCCTGGTAAGACAGGAAGCCCAAAATACATATAAGTTCCCTTTAATAATGTCCGGAGTCGGGACTTGCCTGAGGAATGAGCGACTGGGAAACAATATTGTTGTCTGGTGCTGTTTTAGGATCTGAAATACATTATGCTATGTTTTTCTTGGAAGAAGAAAATAGCTTTGTCATACAGTAATTATCTATACAGCTTTCCCTGTTCTGCCTTGCAGGAAGATGGCGTCTATCCAAACTGTGGAGTTGATCACGTGCACATATAGAGAAACacacaaccaatcacattcacatTTACACCATCACTGAATGGGAACTGAACACATGCAGCTTGCATGAATTCAGGCTAGTGAACCATGAAAATGCCACTGACACGACTATAATAATACAGTCAAATAATGTAGTTTACATAGAAAAGAATAAACACAGAGCAGAGgaaaaaaactggactaaatggGTCCATCGCAATATTACGCATCCAATTCATCTCATGTCCGTTCATCAAATCCTTGCTgtatataatgtacagtatatgatcTATTTATTTGACGAATTATATGagaaaacattttaagatgggGATTCTGCAGCAACCtgcaatatgaataaataaggaAATCAACCCTGATTCCAAAACAGCTGTGTAATATCTACCTTCTGTCTCTGCTGGATGGATGTCATGGCATCTGGCTGGAACTCTAACTTGTCTATCCGACACAATTTCCAGTAGAGGAtggcaatgatgatgatgaccagCAGGAGAGGAATCACCACTCCGATGATAATCCACATGTTGGGGTTCTCAGTGTCAGAAGGTGACGATGGCACCTTCTCTACAGCTGAAGTgtaacaaacaggaagtgaaacgTTATGGCACACAAGGTGGAAATGCAGTTTAACGTTGGAGAGTTCTTGTCTCTTAGCTGTTACTTTAACAAAACAGACTTTCATTACTTGAAATTAACTTTTGTTTTAATCGCTTGGGGAAGTTAATTAAGCAAAAACAGTCAGCGTGAAGATGGAGCTCCCTTGAGGGACTCTCATTAGTCTGTTGTCCCTTATTCAGATTCAGACTTTTGGTACATTGCATGCCAAGAAGGATAATTAACTAACATGAAGGATCACATGGAGTTAGAAGTTTGTGTCcttatttgtacttttagctGTGTGTTTTGGGTCTTTAACATGCTGGAGGACTTGTGACCTGCGGCTAAAACCAAACTTTTTGATACCAGGCATCATGTTGCACTCCAGCATCGAGAGTTTATTGCGTGCGCCCTGCCCAGATTCAGAAACTATATGCTggatgcagcaaaaaaaacacacaaaaaaaaaaaaaaaaaaagaagaagaagaagaagaagaagaagaagaagaagaagaagaagaagaagaagccccAGATCACATTAGGTACAGTGGTCACCCAGAAGCTTTGAGTCTTCTTAATGCATTTGACAGATTCCAGTCTCAACAGTTTTTATTGCAATTAACATGGGGAGGGGTTTCTTTTCGGTTTTGTTTTTCCGTTTACTCGCACATAGACAAAAAGACAATATAAAAACAGTTGTGACGTTGAAGTGTGACAAGGTACCAAACATTTGGACCACGTGTTTGTTCCTTGACATTCCACAATTGTATACAGTTAAACAACCAACTAACTTAAGAACCACCATATCAGTGAACTGCCATATTAAAGATACTCACGTTGTGCTAAAAGACCCTCAACACGATATCCCAAGATAATGGCGGCCTTTTGGACATCCAAGCTGTTGAGAATATTGGCCATTTCAACAGCAGGGACCCTCTGGCCATCGGGGCGCTCCACAAAATACACAACTTCCAAGGGATGGTCCACACCGACAGGCCGGTTCATGCTCACAACCTATGAATTGACATAACAAACAGGAGTTAACTTTGTGATCAATGTGAGGTGCATCCTGGGTAGATGACCATTCAATCGTAAGGCTGAAAAATATATCTCTCTTTTTGTGACCGGTGCAATGCGCGGCATAAATATGCACGGAGGCATGTTAGACCGGATGTTGGTAATTTCGCAGACGTGCAATTTAAAGAAATGGGTGGTTTGCACTGTTGTGGGGTGGGCATAAACACGGCCAACTCCATTCACTGTCAATCAAAGCATCTCCTCTTATTCCCTCATGTATCTATCACTAGTACTACACTCGATAGTTTGTGTGCTGGCTGGTGGGATGATTTTAAAACTACAACAAtggtaatatttataataatgttaataataataatgataataataatttgctcAATTAAATAGCTTCCATTAAGGTTGTGAACaaaccattaaaaacaaacaccgTATCGGAATTTTCCCATTTGAGTCAGAACACATAGCATATTGTAATCAGAGAGGAATGTTTGGACTTTGGATGGCACATCTCCCTATATAGCAGACGTATCTACGTGGGGGAGTGAACATAATTGAAAGCCACATATGCGCTACATTCGAGCTGACGCCTGCAAGCGTTTATGGGATATATTGTTTAGCCAAGCTAGCGCCTCAATCTGGTTACCTACATCCTCTGGCTGCAGCTAACACGGTACTATCAGGAATATTAGGTCAGCTAACATCTCACTGACGGCCGCCGACCGACGTACTAGCAAGAAAGGAAAGGGAGATTTCAAAGTTTGACGCTAGCCAGAGAGACAAGCTACTTTAGCGCTAGCTAGGATGAGGTTAGTAGCAACAGAGAAGGATTTAAAATGGAactaaagagaaaaagaaacatCATTATTTCTGCGGTTGGCCAGAGTCCAATCCTCAAGGTTAAAATAAGTTAACCTTTTCGTGTGTTGAGATCAACCTGCTGGCCGGTGTGGGCTACACTCCGATATTTTTGAATGAGATTAAGTGAATGCTATGTAAACATATGTTAAAAATTTAAcatcatatcatcatcatcatttgatcaaactggattttttatttgttgcacTGTGACACTGTGATATCTGCTTTTGTCATATTTCTGAATGAAATACGAAGACCTCCACGCACATGTTAACAAGGCTGGCAATCTGTCTGCTTGTGCTCTCCAACTGAATTCACCAAAATCATGTTAGATCAGCTGTGCCACTATCTATACAGGCGTAACTTTTTGTCGACTTTCTGTCATCAGATTGTCATTCCGTCGGGCGTATCATAAAGGACACACTTGCTATGCCAGAATGCCCGGCATGACGCAGAGTGGTCAGCCAAATAGGCGCAACAAGCCTTGCGCCTACACAAAAATCATATTACCATAAAAGGTTGACTGGCTGGGAAATTTTAGCATGACTATATTTTGAGAACAGGAAACGAGAACATGTGACTCTGATATCATGATAACACATGTATAAACATGTCCAGATGTTTGAAAAAGACAGCGGAACATTAAATGGGTGTTATTACTGTTCGGGGCCCAATCTGTCCGGGTATTTATCATGCATGTATTTAGCAATTATCATGCCATCATATTGCGAACCAATAGACAGTACAAGACGAAAGAAAATAAGAAGGATGATACTCTGAAAAACTAGTATGACGTGCTAATCACaatttaaataatgaaataatttcCCAATAAATAGGGAGTGCTACCTTGTTTGAATGAAAACTCATGTGACAAACTAAAATGTAGTATTTTGATAAGAATAGTCAGTGATTGTAACTTATAGCTGTCACTTAAtatctgagaaaaaaaagaatttcatcTAGAAAAGTCAAACTGCTTACATTATCTTAATTACAGCAATAATTATTTCAtacgtttttgtgtgtttgtgtatacaCACAATCTCCCTCTGAATGCGAGAAGACAACTGTGCAGATTCTTGCATATCCAGGCATCAATCTAGATCCTTATACAGTTGTGATACTGAGTGGATAGAAGTGTGAAaggtgtgtgattttttttttttttaatcgcagtACCCTCAATTGACctcttagttaaaaaaaaaaaaaaaaaaaaaagaagaccacaACCCCACCAGGTGACCGCTCATATTTGTGTTTCTTCTAGTCcgaagtaaaaaaatatcatttcacTTAAGTAAAATAAAGTAACTCGATTGGAAAAGATGcttaaaaatgtctaaaatagAGAAATCCAAACAAGTCCTCAGTGCCAGTATTCTTTGAAGAAGgtagaaaaaataaacacataagtGCCttatcaaggaaaaaaaaaaaatgtatacatgaCTGTAAAAACTCTCAAATTCTAGACCCTAAAATTAGAGATGACATCATAGGAGATAAGCAGAGTATGCTTACCACTACTCCTAAAGTGCTTTATGACACAACAAGACAGAAAGGTCTGGCACAGTTATATTAGGTTGTGCTTCAGCCAGGAAGATTGTTATCATCTGGCAACCTTCCAGTTGAAAAGCATTCTGTACTGCATTTCCCTTTCTTCTGATGACTAAATCTTTTACCAAACACACTCTGGCTCTCTGGATGTCGACCCTCTCAAAAACAGAGACAATCTCTTCATCATGCCAAATGCAAAATGCAAGCATAGAGAGAGAAACAATGAataattgatttgatttttgcaGCTTTGCAGCTCACAGGAAGCAACAAGGAGGACTACAGGGAAGAAAAGGAACAGCACTTTGTGCATTTGGGGTCTTTGAATGGGGGCTGAATGGGAtgttgttgccatggtgacgtgGCCCCATCTAGCTCCATGTAAGGTTGATGAGCAGGTGCAGGGCAACCCCACAAAAGCTAGAGCCTGATTAGTAAAGCAGCAAGGCTTTCAGTGGTTACACCAACACTGAAAAGCTCAAATAAGGAGCCCTCAGTTCTCACTTGGTAGCGAGGTAGTTCGGACGTGCATCAGGCAGCGGCACTTAGCAAATCGCACAAGGAAGAAACATTTTTCAATGGTCAGTCTTCCATCTATTAAGagttcattttttatgaaaagctAGACATCTCAGGAATACCATAAATATCTAAAGATAGTCACAGAAAGTATttgctagggatgttcgataccactttttttctcagacagataccagtatgagtactcaactcttgagtagtcccTAATATCAATACTAGGCACCCATaaactgtaataaataaatacaaattaaaagagAACCATTTACTTGCAAAAACCTAGGAAAGTTTTTTCACTCAAAAAAATTACaagtgaattttacaaggaaagtTTTGAgcagtttatatatatttaaaaaaaaaaaaaaaagctactcaagggttgaggaacaaaccacaacattcaggttgggagacagccactctaccacctgaacCATGctgctcctgctgtgtgttaatatattgctggtgtcaggtggaatcctcGTACGTCCAAGAGACcatttttggtctcatttttgaCACACCAGCAGTATAGTGGCAAACAGCaagagtggcatagctcaggtggtagagtggctctCTCCCAAGTTGAAGGTCACGAATTCGTTCCTCAACGCTTGAGTACCTTCTTTTTAATCAAACTtgtaaaatgtactaaaaactCTCCTTGtcaaatttacttagaatttcaaagtgaaaaagctttgtttttttttttcaagtaaatatcactctccattttttttttacagtgtaccaagtaccactagtactttgatATACAAACTTTCCAAAAATCAATGAaagattattttaaagaaagacatatattgcataatttttttttaaatgcatgaaattaatggcaattttacaTGATCTTTTTCTATTTCGGTATATATACTTAGAAGAAATTTTGAGCCCCCAATaataaaatggacaaaaacCACTATCACATTGCAGTCAGTGCCAACACCTGTGTTATATGATATTCACTCGGACACAGAAGGCTCACCAGCACTTCAATACAGTTATATACAGCGGGTACCTGAACGCTGCTGTTGCCAACGTTGGTGGCTCTCTTGACACGTCTGACTAATCCCATTGCCTCTCCAAGTAGCACGGCCACCCTGCGTTCTATGTTTGCTTGAAAGGTCCTCTGGCCTACTTCACTGTCCGGCACTCCCAAGAGAACTATGGTTATGAAAAGTAGAACCAAAAAAATGCAGAATATACATTTCACACAAGAGTTGCTGAACTTGATGAACTGTATGGCAGATCATCACAAATAATAGAATCCATCTTACCTGTTCTCACCCAAGAGGAGCGAAGGGATTGGCTTGTGTTTAACTCTGGATAATGAAACgcttttgataggaaaaaaaaaaaatcataatatgaCATTGTTCCAGCCAGCATCAGAAGAAATGTCAAATGAGAGAGCTCACTGTGCAATACATTTAAGTGAAAAATGctgatataataaaataaaaaaacaaattgtcaaACTTACGCTCAGCAATCTGCAGGACAGGAAAGCCCATGTAATAGCTGAATTCCACTTTGGTGAGCTGCATTAGCGCAATGCTGACCTCTGATCCCATTAGATAACCCAGGGGGCTGTGCACAGTGAAGGTGATATCCACTGGATAACGCCTCAAGTGTTGTTGATTTTGAGGAACAGCCATGGTAATATTGATAATCTGCACCACAATGTGAAAAACATGTTAAATTTATGATGTCTACAAAGCAAAGCAATTTTCAGCTTGACTTTTGTAGAAATTCTCGCCACTCTCTGAAAGAGTTAACCTTCAGCTATTCGAAAGTAGGACATACAATTGGGCAGGACAGCCCAGGGCTTTCTCATTTAGTTATTCATGAAATGAATCTTTACTGCAACAAATTCCAAAACAATCCGAATATATAGACTGACTGTGTTTGTCTTTTTCAAAACGagacatttacaaacatttgcttttactttgaaaacaatgaccacACAACTCCTACCCAAGGTCTCATTGCAAgtagaggttaaaaaaaaaaaaaaagctgtaatcATTTCAGCAACAATTCCCTTCTTTCTCAAAAGTCTTAATTCAAATCAAACGACGCAGATTTTGCTAGCAAAGGACAAACGCAGGACTACAAACTgctgtttgtttgattttcacCACTGGTATCAAATTTTGACATCAAAGCGCAAGCCGACAATTCatatttttccatcattttGCTTTACTTACGCGCACTGTGACATTGGTTGACACTTTGGCGCGCTGACGCACTTCTGCAAAGGCCATGGTCAAACCTCGCTCAATGCGCTCACTGAAGTTGCAAAACCGTACATCAATGTGACCTGGAACAAACTGCAGCACTGCATATAAGGAGAGGAATTTAAACACAGTATGAGAGTAACGTATTATGCTGAAAAATATGTATCATATTTGAGTCATTTGAAAGCTAATTCACCTGTGTGTACTTGATATTTATTGTCATGTATCATCCAGTGGGGCGACAGAGACAGGAAGTGGCGTCCTGATCTTCGTAAGGCGTTGATGACGGATATGGCTGTGTACACAACTGGATCGGCTACAACCCGAAATACAAACTTTGGTGGTGGCTCTATAACCTTAACATAAAAAGCAATAAAGTTTACTCTTTTATAACAATCACAAGTGGCAGGCAGTACAGGAAAACAAATGTTCAATGAAGTAAAATTCTGTACTCTATAGTacaatttttcttcttaaaaaaacatttacacattgtgttgttttttggtgGATGTAACAGATTACTGTAATggtgttttcattcatttcaatagggaaagatgatttgacatACGGGTGTTTTGACATAAGAGCGTGgtcatgaaacaaattaaacCCTTTAATCAAAGCACCACTGTATCTAtagtacaaaatcaataagcatCTTTCTAATTCCACTGTAGAAAACAATGTACCTGTAACTCAAAGGATTTGTTAAATTCCCGCTTCAGGATCTCTCCGACTTGAGCTTTGGCATATCCCACTTTGGTTCCAGATGGCAAACCTTTAcagtaaagcaaaaaaaatccagtgaTAATTGGCAGTAAACCAAGTCTCGCTAGCTACAGATCGAGTGTGGTCAGAAGGAAAAATATATAGGGTTTATCAAGAAAAATTGCATCTAAATACCTTTTTTGTTACACTGCTTATATTAAAGCTAGCTTGTAATAGATTCCGGAACGTATTTGAAATGCCATGCCAGCTACTGTTCGAAGCCATATTCACCGGCGAGGAACGAAGCCAAAACTTCACTACAGTGAAAGCTTAACTGACATTTTTTGACGAATCTGATGTCCATCGATATGTGAGTGGCGACACTTATTTGCTGACGAATAAGATGAGACAGGAGGAGATGCTGTCGAATTGTAAGTATTCTCCCACCGTATGAAAGCCGGAAATCGGGTCAGGTTAGAACATTtccgtttaaataaataataataaatgaatacgaTAATGAAGTCTGGATGACACTAACAGTACATCCAAAGACAAGATATTTGTTGTCTCCCTCAATAGAAACTATTGGGTGTGAGTAACGGCTTGTCAACGTGGTGACGTCACGTCCATTCCAAACATGATAACTAGTATTAAAATTAGTGAGcccaattattttggcaaatacAAGACTAGACACAAAAATGGGAACACCAGATATTTATCAAACTTTACAATAAATGCTCCATGTTCCCATCAATACCTTAAAATGTTACTCCGGAGGTACACATTAATCAAGGAGAACAAAATGACTTAcctattttaattaaatactcAGGCTTCTCAAGGTTGCAAATGTACTGTCTTGATGTCATAGTTGTAGTCTGCCACTCACCACCCGTGACATTGAGAGTTTGATGAGAACTTGTGTTGGCATTTGGAGATGTAGCTATGGGTGAGACGGTATTAGCTTCACTGTTGGTTGGGATCAAGGTCATTGTGGCTGGATTGTCAAATTCATCTTTAGTCACTCCCTGATCACCCAACATAACAGGGGGAGCCAACGACCCATTGGATGAGACTGAAGTGTGATTGAACGCTTGTTCCGTTGAAGGATGTTCAGTCGGACTAGATGAGAAGGCTGGTGTTGTAGAGAAAGCTGAAGTAAGGTGCAGGGTAGTACTTAGTGGGAAGATCTCTGTGACAAACCACTGGACATCAGTCAGAGAGAAGGAAGACATGACATCATCTGGCAAAAACTCAGTAGGGCTCGGTAGTATAACTACAGAGCTGTGCAGGCCAACATTATGAGTAGCAGCAGACCAATCTGTAGCTGACATATGAGTGGCCAAGAGGGAAGAGGAGGCGTCAAGAAAGGTTGTTGTGACTTCAGAACGGTGCAGAAAAGGCGTTGAGCTATTGAAAATCGCTGTTGTTCTTACGATAGTTGTTTCACCATGAGGTTCAAAGCCTGACAAACCACTATAGGAGTCATCCTCAGTCACTTTTATATCGTTGGTGATGCTGCTGGTGGGTGTGATGACTGAAGAACTGATGGACAGCATAGTGATATTCCCTCTTTGTTCAGCTCCACTACCTGAACCAGACTTCTCCTTAGTCAGCTGTGTGGTGTAATACTCCAAACTGTTCATGTCAGGTAACAGGACATCGGTTGGTTGAATAGTGTAAGTATCCAGCCAGTCTATGTTGTCGGATGCTTCTAATGTCTCACTGCTAATTGTGGGAGTAAGCTCATGAGTGTGATGTATTGTGGAGTGAACAGGGGAAAGAGAAGTGGAATCCATTGATTTTAGAAGCAAATGTGTCGAATACGCTGTCACAGGACTTGAAGACGGTAGGATATGAAGACGATGCAAAGACGAAAGGGATGTTCCCACCCTGGAAGGAAAGGCTGTATCGTAATGTTCTCTATTGTCCTCTCGATCGTATGTGTCGGGCACCTTGGTGGCCAGAGAGTAGTCCTCTTCTTCTGGACTGAACGTTATCGTCTCCAAATAATCTCCACTCCCCCAATCAAAGTCTATGGTGTTTGAGGGATAAAAGTCCTCTGGCGGAGCTTCTGTTGGTTCAGATGGTGGGGAAATAAAATGAGGGTCGATGAAAGGCACATGGTAGCTTGGGGATAAAATCTCATATGGATTGGGAAGAATGGTCACTGGTTTATTCTCTGGCATTGGGGAACTTGTGTGTAGATGGTTACCATACTGAATTGTACTTCGACGTTTTGTAGGGTCTAGTAAGACATGATCTAAAATATAAGCTTCATCTGACGGCATATCACTGAAATCCAGTGAcattgttgaaaatgttttttctgaCGCATCCCCTGGAAAATCTTGAGCTTCTTTTGTAAAACTAAGCTGTGGCACTGTTGACTTATCAAAAACAGAAGGCATTGATGAATTTAACTGAGGCTGCATTTGAGATATTGAAGGAGTTTGCAAGAGGGCAATGTTTTGCTTGGCAGAATTGATCTGAGACATCTTCTGGTCTATCAAAAGTTTAGATTCCTCTAATTGTGGAGAAAATCCCAAAACAAGTTGAGATGGATGCAATGGTGGAGTAGAAAGAGGCTGTGATTCATTAGCAGGTAGTAGAACCCCTTTAGCTTGGTGTGTAGAGCCTGATAGAGATTCATCTATGGAGAAACAAGGAAAAGATTAAGTATAACATGCAGTAAGGCTAGCTCCATGGCCAGAGTTATCAACAAGGACGAGTGTTAACattaaaactcaactcaactttgttattatagagcattaaaaaaactgtTGCTGAAACAATCTTTCTATAGGTTTCAGCTGACaattgaatgtaaataaaaactgcaatttTCTAACAAAACTGGACCTCTTTTACTGACAACTGCGGAAAATGCAATTCAAATATAGAATTGCATCAATCCTTGGTGATGCATGTCTTAACTGTTCAAATACCAATTTTTACAAtctataaaattgttttgtgatgatgatgtgatTTGATGTGAttatgtaaaaaacaacaaaaaaaaacaacatcattCCACACCAGGTTAATGAATAGTCTTAAAGACGCAACTATCACTATTTTTCTACTATACTTTACAAAGTACACATTTGTACTTGGTCACTCGTAAATAACAAGCTTAAGGCCGAGCCTTCTGTCTAACTAATAGTCAGTTTGCTCAAGTGACAACTTTGTGGATCTTTATGATTACAGGCACCAAGTGGATAAAATTTGCAGCTTGTATGTATGCCTGAGAAATGGGTCATTGTTTGAGGTCATACTATGGCACACAACCttaaaatgtcatgtcaatTCAGTTCTCCACTACAGTGGCAAAGTatttgtgacatttgtgacaGTACAAATGGGAAGGTTAAAAAATCAGTATttgaataataacaacaatcacTAGCATCACATAAATGAAGATGCTAGTAGCATGTTTTCTTGTGGCTTACCTCTAATAATTACTTTATCAAAAATTACAGTAATTATGACAAATCTAGCTGCTGACAGCTAATCAGAAATGATACCCAGGTGTACTTCTATGTAACAGACAGCAGCTATGCAAAGGGACACAGGTATGGAAGGCTAGATCTGCCAGCTGGCGATCCGAAACCTGAGTGTGTAGCACTAGGCTGGTCATACATTGTTGGACCGGTAATGTCATTAAACAAACCACTGAGCCCTATACAGATGGACACAACAAATATTTCACAGGACCATGAATGCCAATTTCTCAGCTGTAAACTACAGTAATATTTCAGGTTTGTCgcttctctttcttctcttacactgctttttattattagtttcccTTATCTTTGGTGTACAAAGTACAAATCAGTTAATGGGATGTCGTACATCATTGAAGACATGTTCTTCATCTTTGGTTTTGACAAAGTGCGATTACTCTGATAACGATTACCGGTATGTTAGTCTATATTATTGTgatttaaaattttcatgtatcATAATCTTTATTCTTTAGCAGTACCACATGCTTCTCAGGCGGTCACCCAAGAAGCCTGATACTGTGACCTGCTCTTCAGCACACATTCTCATGGATCCCATAATGAAGCACATGCCAAAAAATGTGGAACACTCTCATTAGTTTGACAACACTGAAGAATTAATGCcatgaaatgtaatttattcATGGTTTGAGAAATCACAGGCTAATGAGATTCCACTTCCATTCATCTGACCATGATCCTTCATATCTTCCAGACCTGCTCTCATGAATAACTACTTTATATAATGCCCTAACTGAGCAGCTCCATTTGAAATTCACAAGTTTAGTAGCCAATAATCATAAACACTGGAATAAATGCACC from Festucalex cinctus isolate MCC-2025b chromosome 3, RoL_Fcin_1.0, whole genome shotgun sequence harbors:
- the LOC144016004 gene encoding UPF0606 protein KIAA1549 isoform X3 — protein: MAGLLSLLGLLAMVRKTRMNDPGPSIVVLGMTLLINVIASDSPVADESLSGSTHQAKGVLLPANESQPLSTPPLHPSQLVLGFSPQLEESKLLIDQKMSQINSAKQNIALLQTPSISQMQPQLNSSMPSVFDKSTVPQLSFTKEAQDFPGDASEKTFSTMSLDFSDMPSDEAYILDHVLLDPTKRRSTIQYGNHLHTSSPMPENKPVTILPNPYEILSPSYHVPFIDPHFISPPSEPTEAPPEDFYPSNTIDFDWGSGDYLETITFSPEEEDYSLATKVPDTYDREDNREHYDTAFPSRVGTSLSSLHRLHILPSSSPVTAYSTHLLLKSMDSTSLSPVHSTIHHTHELTPTISSETLEASDNIDWLDTYTIQPTDVLLPDMNSLEYYTTQLTKEKSGSGSGAEQRGNITMLSISSSVITPTSSITNDIKVTEDDSYSGLSGFEPHGETTIVRTTAIFNSSTPFLHRSEVTTTFLDASSSLLATHMSATDWSAATHNVGLHSSVVILPSPTEFLPDDVMSSFSLTDVQWFVTEIFPLSTTLHLTSAFSTTPAFSSSPTEHPSTEQAFNHTSVSSNGSLAPPVMLGDQGVTKDEFDNPATMTLIPTNSEANTVSPIATSPNANTSSHQTLNVTGGEWQTTTMTSRQYICNLEKPEYLIKIGLPSGTKVGYAKAQVGEILKREFNKSFELQVIEPPPKFVFRVVADPVVYTAISVINALRRSGRHFLSLSPHWMIHDNKYQVHTVLQFVPGHIDVRFCNFSERIERGLTMAFAEVRQRAKVSTNVTVRIINITMAVPQNQQHLRRYPVDITFTVHSPLGYLMGSEVSIALMQLTKVEFSYYMGFPVLQIAEPFHYPELNTSQSLRSSWVRTVLLGVPDSEVGQRTFQANIERRVAVLLGEAMGLVRRVKRATNVGNSSVQVVSMNRPVGVDHPLEVVYFVERPDGQRVPAVEMANILNSLDVQKAAIILGYRVEGLLAQPVEKVPSSPSDTENPNMWIIIGVVIPLLLVIIIIAILYWKLCRIDKLEFQPDAMTSIQQRQKSATSQTPVHQALPQHDRRIEFSKEEEEGEGEWGYEEEEEEYEDEENGEEEINVKNRKGTLTLKSKDSTSSEEEEEDDEEGDDEEEEEPKKSETKPFKAEEKNGQKNKATQKRTEEMKKEERTTVFPKGRRVKDELQAPSVKGFDFAKLHLGQQNKDDVMVVQESIPAGPLPISDKEGPSPSQNGDVPTPKSKNSASSTRASRSFRRRERISPSDGDSMVSDRSSGRESTEENPGRAQATPSDSKQTRPPPTNSLNEPMSSASIFEHVDRMSRATDVSRRLPNKVQLIAMQPMTVPPVNSHTGTGKLPDTNKINKIQVTMRQKSEIEHHRNKIRLRAKRKGHYDFPVMDDIDLVDAKDQDHIYHKAQLQMEKILDQNAQIPSVLKEAQKSARERRSPKQRMKEQSNGRITDADKDHLITEDTEAVYRKFPGVNNVAYVSDPDQAPGLTHRSPSPTDEVFLGPTSSPPEHAPPPPPYMPPQPSIEEARQQMHSLLDDAFALVSPTSQASSAGVTLPGVNANASDCSPPGRGPRLWGPSYQGLDPYAGRFSDLSASPPLVQGLGQRQDRGLSYIPPGETAGSGEQLQLDNLYSSRGLYADELPTSARPRPVGGATGAHLHHLTQVGLCNRMNGYPPGVRGYPGQDGGISWNNYHEDTYCRALPDNRAMARSGLREPSAPPARLDAGGAYLSAPLSLDTTPPTQSSASLIKAIREELLRLSQKQNYHS